The following nucleotide sequence is from Anaerolineales bacterium.
CGATGGGGGCATCAAGTACAGTGGAGATATAGTCAAGGCAGTTGTGGCCGGCGCTGACCTGGTTATGCTGGGCAGCTTGCTGGCCGGCTTGGATGAATCACCCGGTGAGGTGGTACTGTTCGAAGGTCGCCGCTTCAAAGAATACCGGGGTATGGGCAGCCTGGCGGCCATGCAGGGCTATGGCAAGGATCGTTACAGCAGTGCCCTGGGTGGCAGCGGCAAGCTGGTGCCGGAAGGTATTGAAGGGCGGGTGCCGTATAAGGGCAACGTCCACGATTATATTTACCAGCTGGTGGGCGGCTTGCGTTCAGGGATGGGGTATGCCGGCGCAACCACGCTGGAGGAGTTGCGCACGAAGGTCAAGCTGGTGCGCATCACCAATGCCGGCCTCATCGAGAGCCATCCGCATGATGTGATCATCACAAGGGAAGCACCCAATTACCAGCTGAACCAGTAGTATCCGGGTATTTTAGTCTGCCTGTCTTATATGCCTGGATTGTTCAGCGCTTTGCAGTCTTGGAGCTTTGTGGTTAAATTGCCGGATGACCTCTGCTGAGCGCCTGGACTGCCATTTTTTTAACCGCCCTACCTTGCAGGTGGCACGCGAGCTTCTCGGCACTCGCCTGGTACGCCTGGAGAATGGCGAAAGGACTGCCGGTATCATCGTTGAGACGGAAGCTTACCGGGGCGAGGAAGACCTGGGCTGCCACGCTCATGTGGGTCTAACTCCCCGTACCCGCGTCCTGTATGGTCCGCCGGGGCGGACTTATGTCTACTTCACCTATGGCCACTACTGGATGCTTAATTTTGTGGCAGAGCGTGAAGGTTTTCCGGCGGCTGTGCTCATCCGCGGCATCGTGCCCACCGTGGGTCTGGAGCGAATTTCTGCTCGCCGGGCAGGGCGACCGCCTGAGCATTGGACAGACGGCCCCGGCAAGCTCTGCCTGGCCCTGGCGATTGGCCGGCCGCAGAACGATCAGGACCTGTGTGCCCCTAAGGCGGAAATTTTTGTTGAATATGCTGAAACCTTCCCCGATGCGAGCGTGACGATTGGCCCGCGCGTGGGTTTATATAGTGTACCGGAGCCCTGGAAGAGCATCCCCTGGCGCTTCCAGGCTCATTATCAGCCTTAGAATAATTTTGTTTTTTACTGGTGTATCCAAGCCAAAGGAGCCATGAATGCCTCAAAATCGAATCTATCATAGCGTGGTGCTGGTCAAGCAGGTGCCAGACACGCATAACGTGACTGGCGAAGTGATGACCGCTGAAGGCACCATGAACCGCAGCGCCTTGCCAGCCATTTTCAATCCTGAAGACCTGAACGCCCTGGAAATGGCTCTCAGCCTGCGGGAGCAGCATGGCGGCAGTGTCACCGTCCTGACCATGGGGCCTATGCAGGCCGCGGATATCCTGCGTGAAGCCCTCTTCCGGGGTGCCGACCGGGTGGTGCTGCTCTCCGACCGAAAATTTGCCGGCGCAGATACCCAGGCTACCTCCTACACCCTGAAGTGCGCCGTTGAAAAGCTTGGCAGTTATGACCTGGTATTTTGTGGCCGGCAGGCTATCGATGGCGATACCGCCCAGGTAGGCCCCCAGGTGGCTGAAAAGCTGGGTGTACCACAGATCACCTACGCCGAAGCCGTGCTGGACCTGCAGGGCGATGAGATCATCGTCCGCCGGGCATTCGACCTGGGCACCGAGCTGGTGAGCTGCCAGCTACCCTGCCTGCTCACCGTGGTTACCACCGCCAACCGTCCACGCCCGGCTTCGGCGCGCAAACGCATCACATACAAGCTCGCCGCGGTTCCGGGTGAATACACCAAGCTGCTCAAGAAATGGGGCGAGTTCGCCGATGAGCAAGCCCTGGCTGATTATCTGGCACAGCGTAAGCTCAATATTGAAGTCTGGACAGCCGCCGACCTGCAGGTTGACGAAGCTCAGCTTGGTTTGGCTGGCTCACCCACTCAGGTCTATAAGGTCAACTATGTTGTCCTGGAAGCCACCGACAGCAAGGATGTCTTGCCGACTGCGGAGGGGATCCAGGGCCTGATCGCTGAGCTGGTCCAGGAATACATGGTGGGGTGAGGTGAGATATGGCAGCTGAACACAACGTTTGGGTATTTATTGAACAGGATGAAGGCCATATCGCCGAGGTCAGCCTGGAGTTGTTGGGTAAAGCTCGTGAGATTGCCGGAAAGCTGGGCGGTGAGGTGTGGGCAGTCGTATGCAGCAGCCACATCCCTGACTTGCCCCGGCAGGTCATTCAATATGGGGCAGACCAGGTGCTGCTGGTGGACCACCCCGAATTGGGGGTCTACCGCACCCTGCCCTACAGCCGGGCAATCACCGGGCTGGCTCGCCAATGGCAGCCATACATTTTCCTCATTGGGGCAACCCCCGTCGGCCGTGACCTGGCTCCGCGCATCGCCAGTGCTCTGAAAGTCGGCCTGACAGCCGACTGCACTGACCTACAGATCGGTAATTACACTTCAAAGAAGGAAAACACCATCTACAAGGACTTGCTCTACCAGGTGCGCCCGGCTTTTGGGGGCAATGTCATTGCCACGATCGTCAACCCGAAAACACGCCCGCAAATGGCCACCGTCCGTGAAGGGGTGATGCATAAAAATACCCCCGACTCATCTCGCAGGGGCAGGGTTGAAAAGGTAGAGGTGTCTTTTGAGCCAGGCGATTTTGCCTTGAGGGTATTAAGCCGCGAGACTCGCCAGCCCACCGTCAGGCTGAAGGATGCACCGGTGATCGTGGCAGCTGGGGCTGGCGTGGACAGCCCGGAGGAGTTTGAGCTGGTGCGCGAATTAGCCAACGTGTTGGGTGGCGAGGTGGGTGCTTCCCGCGCCGCAGTGGACGCAGGCTATATCTCCCGCGAGCACCAGATTGGTCAGACGGGCAGCACGGTGCGGCCACGCCTGTATATCGCAGCCGGCATCTCGGGGGCCATCCAGCACCGGGCTGGCATGGACCAATCCGGCAAGATCATTGCCATAAACAGCGATCCCAATGCACCCATCTTCCAGATAGCTCACTACAAGATCGTGGGCGATGTGGCAGAGGTGCTTCCCCTGCTGATCAAATCACTGCGCGAAAAAGCTCGTTAAAGGTGGAGTTGCCATGAGCGATAATTTTTTCCTCGATAATGCAGACCTGCAGTTCCGCCTGGAGCAGCTTTGCCTGCAGGACGTATTACAGATTAAAGAGAGGGGCTATACCTATGCTGGAGAGTACCCGGCCGCCCCCCGCCACTATGCCGATGCCAAGGATAACTACCGCCTGTTGCTGGAGGTACTGGGCGAGATCTGTGCCAGGGTGATCGAGCCCCGAGCAGCTGAGTCGGACCTGGAGGGAGCCCATTATGAGGATGGCCAGGTTACCTATACGGCAGCCATGCAGGAAGGCTTGCTGGCTCTCAAACAGGCAGATTTAATGGGTGCCATGTTGCCCTGGGAGTACGGCGGCTTGAATCTGCCCGAGTCAATCTTCCAGATGATGGTGGAGATCGTCTCACGCGCGGATGCCGCCCTGATGACCGTCTTTGGGCTGCAGGAGATCTCGGCTGCCATCAACGAGTATGGCACGCCTGAGCTGAAGGCCCGCCTGTTGCCGCGCTTCAGCCAGGATGGGGCTTCAGGGGCAATGATCCTGACCGAGCCAGATGCCGGTTCTGACCTGGGTTCAATTCAGACCAAAGCTACTTTAGATGAAGCCTCTGGTAAATGGTATATCGATGGGGTCAAGCGATTTGCCACCAACGGCTGTGCAGATATCCAGCTGGTGTTGGCGCGCAGCGAACCCGGTTCGAGCGATGCGCGTGGGCTGAGCCTGTTTGTCGTCGAGCGCGACGAGACGGTGCGCATCCGGCGCATCGAGAACAAGCTGGGCATCCATGCCTCCCCAACCTGTGAGGTGCAATACCAGCATACCCCGGCTGAGCTGCTGGGAAAACGCCGCTATGGTTTGATGCGTTATGCCATGGCGCTGATGAACGGCGCCAGGCTGGCCGTGGGCGCTCAGGCGGTGGGCATCGCTGAAGCAGCCTACCGTGAAGCTTACACCTATGCCAGGCAGCGCCATCAGTTCAATATGCCCATCTGTGAGCTGCCACCCGTCAGGCGCATGCTCACCTCCATGCGCGGAGAGATTGAAGCGGCGCGTGCCTTGAGCACCGAAACCGCCCGCTGGGTGGACCTGATCAAGGTATACGAACAGCTCTCGGAAGCCAGCCCAGCTCCCGACCCAGCCCTGCGGCAGAAGCTCAAACAGGCCACCAGCCTGGCTGAGACGCTCACCCCCCTGACCAAGTATTACTGTTCGGAGATGGGTAACCGGGTGTGTAATAAAGCCATGCAGGTGCATGGTGGGGTGGGCTATATGCGCGAGTTCAACGTCGAGCGTCACTATCGCGATATTCGTGTGACTAATGTATATGAAGGCACCAGCCAGCTACAGATCGTGGCTGCCACGGGCAAGCTGCTCGGGCATGCCCTCGATGGGTTGCTGGATGAGTGGGCTGGCCTGGATGTTGGGGCTGAGCAAGTTGACCTCAAGGAACAGCTGTGCGTAGAAACCAATCTATTCAAAACTACGACAGACTTCCTCAAGGATAAGGAACGCCAGGTGATCGATTATTACGCCTCCGATTTAGCAGATATGGCGGTTTTGCTGGTCAATGCCTGGCTGATGCTGCGCGATGCGGGCGTTTCCGAGCGAAAGGCCCATCTGGCTCGTGAATATATCACCGAGCACCTGGCCCAGGTTCAACTTGCCCGGCAGGCAATCCTGAACTCTGCTTGCCTCGATGATGAGATCTACAACACGCTGCTTAACGTTTGACAGAGAAGGGGATAGTATATGGGAATACTAGATGGCAAAAATGCATTGATCTTTGGCGTTGCCAACGAGCGCTCGATTGCCTGGGGCATCACCCAGGCTTTCCATGCCCAGGGTGCCCGGATTGGTCTCAGTTATGCCGGCGAGGTTCTGGAGAAGCGCGTGCGAACCCTGGCCAAGACCATTGACTGCACTTTCGTGGAGCCCTGTGATGTATCGAGCGACGATGAAATCCAGGCTCTGACCCGCAAGGCAGCCGAGGCGTTCGGGACGGTGGACATCCTGGTGCATGCTATTGGCTTTGCTAACCGCGAGGAGCTCAGCGGGCCGTACTACCACACCAGCCGGGTTGGTTTCCACACCGCTATGGATATCAGCGTTTACTCATTCACAGCCCTGGCGCAGGCATTCCAGCCATACTTCACCTATGGAAGCTCGCTGCTCACGCTCACCTACTACGGCTCAGAGAAGGTTGCTCCCGGCTACAACGTCATGGGTGTGGCCAAGGCTGCCCTGGAATCATCGCTGCGCTACCTGGCGTACGATTTCGGTCCCATGGGCGTACGTGTGAACGCTATCTCAGCCGGGCCGATCCGCACCCTGGCCGCCGCCGGTGTATCACGCTTCAAGGATATGTACCGGCACTTCACCGAGCTGGCTCCGTTGCAGCAGCATGTCACAATTGAAGATATCGGGGAAGTCGCCGTGTTCCTGTGCTCGAACATGGCCTCCAAGATCACTGGCGAAGTCCTGTACGTGGATTCGGGGTACAATATTATCGGTGTCCCTGAACCGCCTGAGTGCGAGTGAGCGGCACCTGAGGTGCGATGATGTTCCGCAAGAAAACCGACCCCAACCCAACTGTCCCTGCCCCGGCACTATCTACAGCTGTGCTGGACCGTATCACGTCTGTGTTGAGCTCGGGCATCACCTGGACCGGCAACCTGGGTGGGAGCGGTGGCGTGCGGATTGAGGGGACCTTCGAGGGCGAAATAGCCATCCGCGGCTTGCTGGTGGTGGGTGAGACCGGACGGGTGACGTGTCAAAACCTGCGTGCCAACACTGTTATCGTGGCAGGGGCAGTCAAAGGAGATATCACCGCTGAGCGCCTGGAGATTCGCTCCACCGGGAAGGTGTGGGGGAACGTGGTCACAGTGACCTTTTCAACGGAGGAGGGGGCTTTCCTGCGTGGACAGATCACCATGGAAGACAAGGTGGAAATCACCCTGGGAGCTCCCGCTGATGTGGTAGCGCAAGGCACCCCGCTCGATTTATCCTAGGTGACCAGAGCGCAACCTAAAGAGTTTCGATCCAAAGTAAGGGGGAATATTGGAAAAACATCACCATGATTTTGCGAGTTTATATACTCATGGCACAGCCATCGGCGCGTGGGTCGGAGCCGCCGCATAACACCCCGGTTTCAGCATTATGTCGGATGACCTGTCCACGGCCAAACAGCGCGCGTGCTGGTCCATTCACCGTGTACACTGAGTGCCCAAGCTGATTTAAACTTTCTGCCATCTCGAGAGAGATACCTTCTTCCAATGCCACTTTGCTTCCAGGGGTGCCATCATCAATACAGAAGCGTGGTCTGTCAAGTGCTGCTTGAGGATCTAATTTATCATCCCATAACCCCACCACAACCTGTGCATGACCCTGTGGTTGCATATATCCGCCCATCACACCAAAACTACTATAAAGCGTATTGCGCGGTCCCGACTGATTAATACTATCGACGGTGATCATTCCCGGGATGATGGTGTGATAGGGCCGTTTTCCTGGCATCAGGGCATTTGGATGAGATGGGTCGAGTGCGAATCCCAGGCCTCGGTTTTGCAGGCTGAAACCCCAGCCAGATGGAACAATTCCAGTACCGAAGCCCATATAATTGCTGTTAATGAAAGAACAGGCATTGCCTTCACCATCCACCACGCTGAGGTAGACGGTATCGGAATTGGAGGTGGGTGTCCCGTGTTGCTGATCAATCTCAGCCCGGTCAGGATTGATCAGCTTGCGCCGCTCGGCGGCATACTCCTTGGAGAGCAGCCACTCCAGCGGAGCAGGGTTGAATGCTGGGTCAGCCACGTACCAGCGCGTGTCGGCAAAAGCCAGGCGCATGGCTTCGATCATCAGGTGCAGCCTTTGAGCTGATAGAGGCAGCAGGGAGGCGAGGTCATAACCTTCCAGCAGGTTGAGGGCCAGCAGCGCGGCTAGGCCTTGCCCGTTGGGAGGGCACTCCCACACCCGCAGGCCGTGGTAGGTAGTGCTGATGGGGCTATCCCAGGTGGAGCTATGGGCCGCCAGGTCTTCCACACTCAGGCAGCCCCCTGCCTGCTGGACCACATGGGCAATGGCCTCAGCAATCTCACTCTGGTAATAGGCAGCCTTGCCCCCTTCAGCAATCGCCTGCAGGGTACGGGCCAGGCCAGGGTTACGAAAAATTTCACCTTCCCGCGGAGCGCGCCCATCGATGGTCAGCTCTAGCCCGCCAGGAGCATTTCGAAGGCGTGGAGCAGCCGAGTTCCAATGATGAGCTGTGATGGGTGCGACCGGGAAACCCTGCTCTGCCAGACGTATGGCTGGCGATAGCACCGTCTGGCGTGGTAACCGCCCGTGGTGCTCCAATAAGTCACACCAGCCAGCACATGCCCCTGGGACCGTGATTGTGTACGGGTGAAACTGAGGTAGACGCTCGTCAAGTCCTTCCTTTGCCAGGCGGTCGATGCTTAAGCTGGCAGGCGACCGCCCTGAGCCATTTAAAGCACTGACTTGACCGTAAGCGGCTGTATAGTACAGGGCGAAACAGTCGCCACCCAGGCCAGTGGAAGTTGGTTCGGTGACATTCAAGGCGGCCGCTACTGCTACAGCCGCATCGGCCGCATTGCCTCCCCGCCTCAGGATCTCCAATCCAGCAGCTACGGCCAGTGGTTGGGAGGTCGCTACCATGCCGCCCGTGCTATAGACTGCCGAGCGGCGAGAGTTGAATTTCAATTCGGAATCAATGGGCATAAGCTACCTTCTTGATAAAAAACACACAGAGACCAAAGTCAAGGTTGGGCTCTGTGTGTTTGATCGAAGATGAATTTAAGGATTAACTGCAATCCCTTTACCTTGTGTGACTTCACCGATCACCCATATGGGTTGCTCGATTTGCGTTGCCCTGCTGAGCAGCTGGTCAAGCTTATCTTGTGCAACGGCTAGCAGCAGGCCGCCGCTGGTCTGCGAGTCAAATAGCGAAAGCTGGTCGGCCTCGTCCAGGCTCAGGTCGAAATGCACGCTGGATCCAAAATACAGGCGGTTGTCATACGTACCACCGGGGAAAATGTATTGCTCAGCGTACTTACGGGCACC
It contains:
- a CDS encoding enoyl-[acyl-carrier-protein] reductase FabI (Catalyzes a key regulatory step in fatty acid biosynthesis); its protein translation is MGILDGKNALIFGVANERSIAWGITQAFHAQGARIGLSYAGEVLEKRVRTLAKTIDCTFVEPCDVSSDDEIQALTRKAAEAFGTVDILVHAIGFANREELSGPYYHTSRVGFHTAMDISVYSFTALAQAFQPYFTYGSSLLTLTYYGSEKVAPGYNVMGVAKAALESSLRYLAYDFGPMGVRVNAISAGPIRTLAAAGVSRFKDMYRHFTELAPLQQHVTIEDIGEVAVFLCSNMASKITGEVLYVDSGYNIIGVPEPPECE
- a CDS encoding electron transfer flavoprotein subunit alpha; this encodes MAAEHNVWVFIEQDEGHIAEVSLELLGKAREIAGKLGGEVWAVVCSSHIPDLPRQVIQYGADQVLLVDHPELGVYRTLPYSRAITGLARQWQPYIFLIGATPVGRDLAPRIASALKVGLTADCTDLQIGNYTSKKENTIYKDLLYQVRPAFGGNVIATIVNPKTRPQMATVREGVMHKNTPDSSRRGRVEKVEVSFEPGDFALRVLSRETRQPTVRLKDAPVIVAAGAGVDSPEEFELVRELANVLGGEVGASRAAVDAGYISREHQIGQTGSTVRPRLYIAAGISGAIQHRAGMDQSGKIIAINSDPNAPIFQIAHYKIVGDVAEVLPLLIKSLREKAR
- a CDS encoding acyl-CoA dehydrogenase: MSDNFFLDNADLQFRLEQLCLQDVLQIKERGYTYAGEYPAAPRHYADAKDNYRLLLEVLGEICARVIEPRAAESDLEGAHYEDGQVTYTAAMQEGLLALKQADLMGAMLPWEYGGLNLPESIFQMMVEIVSRADAALMTVFGLQEISAAINEYGTPELKARLLPRFSQDGASGAMILTEPDAGSDLGSIQTKATLDEASGKWYIDGVKRFATNGCADIQLVLARSEPGSSDARGLSLFVVERDETVRIRRIENKLGIHASPTCEVQYQHTPAELLGKRRYGLMRYAMALMNGARLAVGAQAVGIAEAAYREAYTYARQRHQFNMPICELPPVRRMLTSMRGEIEAARALSTETARWVDLIKVYEQLSEASPAPDPALRQKLKQATSLAETLTPLTKYYCSEMGNRVCNKAMQVHGGVGYMREFNVERHYRDIRVTNVYEGTSQLQIVAATGKLLGHALDGLLDEWAGLDVGAEQVDLKEQLCVETNLFKTTTDFLKDKERQVIDYYASDLADMAVLLVNAWLMLRDAGVSERKAHLAREYITEHLAQVQLARQAILNSACLDDEIYNTLLNV
- a CDS encoding gamma-glutamyltransferase: MPIDSELKFNSRRSAVYSTGGMVATSQPLAVAAGLEILRRGGNAADAAVAVAAALNVTEPTSTGLGGDCFALYYTAAYGQVSALNGSGRSPASLSIDRLAKEGLDERLPQFHPYTITVPGACAGWCDLLEHHGRLPRQTVLSPAIRLAEQGFPVAPITAHHWNSAAPRLRNAPGGLELTIDGRAPREGEIFRNPGLARTLQAIAEGGKAAYYQSEIAEAIAHVVQQAGGCLSVEDLAAHSSTWDSPISTTYHGLRVWECPPNGQGLAALLALNLLEGYDLASLLPLSAQRLHLMIEAMRLAFADTRWYVADPAFNPAPLEWLLSKEYAAERRKLINPDRAEIDQQHGTPTSNSDTVYLSVVDGEGNACSFINSNYMGFGTGIVPSGWGFSLQNRGLGFALDPSHPNALMPGKRPYHTIIPGMITVDSINQSGPRNTLYSSFGVMGGYMQPQGHAQVVVGLWDDKLDPQAALDRPRFCIDDGTPGSKVALEEGISLEMAESLNQLGHSVYTVNGPARALFGRGQVIRHNAETGVLCGGSDPRADGCAMSI
- a CDS encoding electron transfer flavoprotein subunit beta, giving the protein MPQNRIYHSVVLVKQVPDTHNVTGEVMTAEGTMNRSALPAIFNPEDLNALEMALSLREQHGGSVTVLTMGPMQAADILREALFRGADRVVLLSDRKFAGADTQATSYTLKCAVEKLGSYDLVFCGRQAIDGDTAQVGPQVAEKLGVPQITYAEAVLDLQGDEIIVRRAFDLGTELVSCQLPCLLTVVTTANRPRPASARKRITYKLAAVPGEYTKLLKKWGEFADEQALADYLAQRKLNIEVWTAADLQVDEAQLGLAGSPTQVYKVNYVVLEATDSKDVLPTAEGIQGLIAELVQEYMVG
- a CDS encoding 3-methyladenine DNA glycosylase; the encoded protein is MTSAERLDCHFFNRPTLQVARELLGTRLVRLENGERTAGIIVETEAYRGEEDLGCHAHVGLTPRTRVLYGPPGRTYVYFTYGHYWMLNFVAEREGFPAAVLIRGIVPTVGLERISARRAGRPPEHWTDGPGKLCLALAIGRPQNDQDLCAPKAEIFVEYAETFPDASVTIGPRVGLYSVPEPWKSIPWRFQAHYQP